A single genomic interval of Pseudomonadota bacterium harbors:
- the nuoK gene encoding NADH-quinone oxidoreductase subunit NuoK: MIGLNHFLVLGAVMFCISVAGIFLNRKNVLILLMAIELMLLAVNMNFVAFSRFLGNTDGQVFVFFILTVAAAEAAIGLAILVVLFRNRETINVEELDSLKG, from the coding sequence ATGATTGGCCTCAACCATTTCCTGGTGCTGGGCGCGGTGATGTTCTGCATCTCCGTAGCGGGCATCTTCCTCAACCGGAAAAACGTGCTGATTCTGCTGATGGCCATCGAGCTGATGCTGCTGGCCGTGAACATGAACTTTGTGGCGTTCTCCCGGTTCCTCGGCAACACCGACGGCCAGGTTTTTGTGTTCTTTATCCTCACCGTGGCGGCGGCGGAGGCGGCCATCGGGCTTGCGATCCTGGTGGTGCTGTTCCGCAACCGTGAAACCATCAACGTGGAAGAACTGGACTCCCTGAAGGGCTGA